The following are encoded in a window of Sminthopsis crassicaudata isolate SCR6 chromosome 3, ASM4859323v1, whole genome shotgun sequence genomic DNA:
- the LOC141559695 gene encoding prostate and testis expressed protein 2-like yields the protein MDKLFLLNLFTFLCLAEGGILAKQEADKKCHICTIFHMGFCYTGMKSCSASASEHCVTKNIFVIQFSGEAWYHYSKLNCKSNCMNEDTTSKRKRIETICCRDRHYCNMPYGSKIPVVGG from the exons ATGGACAAGTTGTTCCTGCTCAACCTATTTACCTTTCTTTGCCTGGCTGAGG GAGGAATTTTAGCAAAACAAG AAGCTGACAAGAAATGCCACATATGTACTATTTTCCATATGGGGTTCTGTTATACTGGCATGAAGAGCTGCTCAGCGTCGGCCAGTGAGCACTGTGTCACCAAGAACATCTTTGTAATTCAATTTTCAG GTGAGGCTTGGTATCATTATTCAAAACTGAACTGTAAATCAAACTGTATGAATGAGGACACAACCTCCAAAAGAAAGAGGATTGAAACAATCTGCTGTCGTGACAGACATTACTGCAATATGCCATATGGGTCCAAGATCCCTGTGGTGGGAGGCTGA